TTTTGTTCCAATCGATTACATCATCGGTGGCCCAGCAATGGCTGGTAGAGGCTGGCGTATGCTGGTTGAATGTTTGTCAGTAGGCCGTTGTATTACCCTACCGTCTTCTGCTGCTGGTGGCGCTAAATCTGTATCATTGGCTACAGGTGCGTATGCACGTATTCGCCGTCAGTTCCGTATGCCTGTTGGCCATATGGAAGGCGTAGAAGAAATGCTAGCCCGTATTGGTGGTAATGCTTACTTGATGGATGGCGTAACACGCTTTTCAACAGTTGGTGTAGATTTGGGTGAGAAGCCGTCTGTTATATCGGCAATCTGTAAATACCACCTTACCGAAAAAATGCGTCAAGTGATTAACGATTCAATGGACGTTCATGGCGGTAAGGGCGTAATGCTTGGGCCAAATAACTATTTGGGCCGTGGTTACCAAGGTGTTCCAGTTTCAATCACGGTTGAAGGCGCGAACATCCTTACTCGTAACATGATGATTTTCGGCCAAGGCGCAATGCGCTGTCACCCTTTCGTATTGAAAGAAATTCAAGCCGCGTCAATTGAAGACAAAAAAGAAAGCATTAGCGCATTTGATAAAGCGGTATTTGGGCATATTGGTTTTGCCATTTCAAATACGGTTCGCAGTGTTTGGTTCTCACTAACCAGTGGCGTATTCAGCAGTGCGCCTTTCACTGACGAAACCGCTCACTACTACAAGCTGTTACAAGGCTACAGTGCAAACCTAGCGTTGCTTACTGATGTTTCTATGGGTGTGTTAGGCGGCGATTTAAAACGTCGTGAGCGCTTATCTGCACGCTTAGGTGACATTTTAAGCGGCTTGTACCTAGGTAGTACTACCTTGAAGCGTTTTGACGAAGATGGTCGCTTAAAAGAAGACTTACCGCTACTTCATTGGGCAATGCAAAACACCTTGCATGACATTGAAACAGCGATTGACGACTTCTTAGCGAACTTCCCTAACAAAGCCATTGGTGTTGTACTTCGTGGTCTTGTTATTCCGTTTGGACGTCGCGTTGGTAAGCCTTCTGACAAAACCGAGCATACTATTGCACAAATGCTACAAACCCCTTGTAGCGCACGTAGCCGTTTAGGTTATGGTCAGTACCTATCTCGTGAAGAAGGTAACTTGTTCGGTGACTTAGAACAAACCCTTGATGACGTGTTAGCAGCCGAGCCAATCTTCGAACGCATTTGCAAACATAAGAAAGCGAAACTGCCTTTCACACGTTTAGCGGCGTTAGCAGATGAAGCGCTTAGTGAAGACATCATTAATGAAGAAGAAGCTGACCTACTTCGTCGTACAGAAGCAGGAAGACTGAGAACCATTAACGTGGACGATTTCGACCACGAAGAATTAGTGGCTAAAGTGAACTCTTCTAGCGAAATAAAAAAACGAGGAGGCAAAGCTGCTTAGCTTAATCCTCCCTAAAAAGGGCCGCTTCGGCGGCCTTTTTTTATGCATCAAATCCACTGCTATTTTATGGTTAGCTTTGTTACTGGCTGCCCCTGCTCATGCTCATGCTCATGCTGAATCGCAGTACCCAATGGTTACATTACCTTCTGACACCTTTCAATGTGGTAATTCAGAACAAGCCCAAAAACTTGCTCGGCTTATTGTGAATGATAAAAACCAAGCGCGCCCCCAAATGCACTGTAACCCCACCCTGGTTGCCATTGCTGAGCAAAAGGCAAAAGACATGGCAGAAGAAGGCTTAGTGTCGCATTTCTTAGGTGGCAGCCCTAATAGCCGTTTGCGAGACGCAGGGTTAACCCTTCCTTCCTATTACGGCGATGCCATGAGTAATCAGGTTGAGGCGTTGGCTGGCGGCTATCAAACCGCGAAAAAGGTGTGGCACGCACTAAAAAGTTCGTTCTCCCACAAACAGCATTTGCTGGGTGAAATTCCTTTTTATGCTGAACAAAATGAAATTGGGATCGCCTTCATTAAAGATTATAAAACGCCACATGTAGAATACTGGGTAATTTATATCACTAAACTAAGTGGCGATGCACAACAGAAACCATTTAGTGAAGTACCCGATAAGGGGCTAGGCATTGTTACCGAAAATGGTGAAATTACCCCAATGCAATAGCGAACTATTACCCTTAAAAATTGCGGTAATGACTGCAGAAACAAAAAAGCCGGTGTTAATAACAACACCGGCTTTTTTAATGTGTAACGCTTGCTTGTACGACTAGCTTAGTTGAAGCTTGTCCATCAACAATACTGCTTGCGTACGCGTATTGATTTCAAGCTTACGTAGAATTGCGCTGGTGTGCGCCTTTATCGTCGCTTCAGTTACATTCATTTCGTGGGCAATTTGCTTGTTCATCAAGCCTGCACGTAGGAATGATAATACTTGAATTTGTTTAGGCGTTAGCTCTCTGAAACGTTGAAGCAACAACTTCAATTCGTCGTCTACTTTCTCAAGTTCGTCTTCCATACCTTCAGGAAGCCATTTTTTACCCGCAATGATGTCCACAATAGCCTGCGCCATTTCACGTGTTGCTGACACCTTAGGAATAAAGCCTTGAGCGCCTAAGCTCATTACCTGTGCTACCACTTCTACCGCATCGCTACCAGACACTACGCCGATAGGAATATTAGGATATTGTTCACGCAAGGTAATAATGCCATTAAAATATTCACCGCCTGGCATGTTTAAGTCGAGTAAGACCAACTCAATGCCGTCGTATTCATTTAAAACGGCCAGCGCAGCATCAAGGCTTCCGGCTTCAAGAATCTGCGCGTTTTCAAAATAAGGTCCTAACGCTCCGCTGAGTGCTTCACGAAACAATGGGTGATCATCTGCTACAAGAATTCTTGTCATTAGCGTTGTTACTTCCTTTAGTTCTTATATCTCTAGGTTAATACTTCCGATTTAATTCTAAAAGCCCTATTCGTTAAAAATCACCGCTTTATTTGATTTTTTTACTGTTTTCCATTGGCATTTAAATTTGTGAGGGTAAAATTGCCGACCAAATTCCCGCTAGCTGAGTACATTTTGTGCAAAAACACGACAGGCTT
The nucleotide sequence above comes from Alteromonas naphthalenivorans. Encoded proteins:
- a CDS encoding CAP domain-containing protein; amino-acid sequence: MVTLPSDTFQCGNSEQAQKLARLIVNDKNQARPQMHCNPTLVAIAEQKAKDMAEEGLVSHFLGGSPNSRLRDAGLTLPSYYGDAMSNQVEALAGGYQTAKKVWHALKSSFSHKQHLLGEIPFYAEQNEIGIAFIKDYKTPHVEYWVIYITKLSGDAQQKPFSEVPDKGLGIVTENGEITPMQ
- the fadE gene encoding acyl-CoA dehydrogenase FadE, whose protein sequence is MADFIWFLLVVLALAVASYQRTSLVTAVCIAGGVMILGTLFGDIGLLGWIVFLAFTLPFTLSNIRQQHITKKLLSFYRKVMPEMSSTEQEAIDAGTVWWDGDIFSGKPDWEKLHRIPKGRLTAEEQAFLDGPVEEVCSMVDEWQINHKDADLSPEIWAFLKEHKFFAMIIKKEYGGLAFSAFAQSRVLQKLAGVSAVLSSTVGVPNSLGPGELLQHYGTKEQQDHYLPRLAAGQEVPCFALTGPEAGSDAGAIPDVGVVCKGEWNGEEVLGMRLTFDKRYITLAPVATVIGLAFKLQDPDGLLSENKEPGITCALIPRDTKGLEIGRRHFPLNTPFQNGPIRGNDIFVPIDYIIGGPAMAGRGWRMLVECLSVGRCITLPSSAAGGAKSVSLATGAYARIRRQFRMPVGHMEGVEEMLARIGGNAYLMDGVTRFSTVGVDLGEKPSVISAICKYHLTEKMRQVINDSMDVHGGKGVMLGPNNYLGRGYQGVPVSITVEGANILTRNMMIFGQGAMRCHPFVLKEIQAASIEDKKESISAFDKAVFGHIGFAISNTVRSVWFSLTSGVFSSAPFTDETAHYYKLLQGYSANLALLTDVSMGVLGGDLKRRERLSARLGDILSGLYLGSTTLKRFDEDGRLKEDLPLLHWAMQNTLHDIETAIDDFLANFPNKAIGVVLRGLVIPFGRRVGKPSDKTEHTIAQMLQTPCSARSRLGYGQYLSREEGNLFGDLEQTLDDVLAAEPIFERICKHKKAKLPFTRLAALADEALSEDIINEEEADLLRRTEAGRLRTINVDDFDHEELVAKVNSSSEIKKRGGKAA
- a CDS encoding response regulator transcription factor, coding for MTRILVADDHPLFREALSGALGPYFENAQILEAGSLDAALAVLNEYDGIELVLLDLNMPGGEYFNGIITLREQYPNIPIGVVSGSDAVEVVAQVMSLGAQGFIPKVSATREMAQAIVDIIAGKKWLPEGMEDELEKVDDELKLLLQRFRELTPKQIQVLSFLRAGLMNKQIAHEMNVTEATIKAHTSAILRKLEINTRTQAVLLMDKLQLS